TTTCGATACCCAACTGAATGAGCAGTCGATAGAGGCGGTAGGACGGTTCCGAAAGATAAATCGGGATGTTTTTTTGCAAGTACTGCAAAGCGCCCATGTGATCAATATGCAGATGGGAGATAAAAATTGCTTCGTCGGAAAAATGATCAGGTTGATTGAAAAAGAGTTTCGGCACATGCGGCAGTTTTCCCTGCTCGAGGGCCGAAGCTACAGTTTCCTGGCTTAAATCAGCCGCAACCCCAAAGTCCATGATGACCCGGCTGGTTTTAGTGGCAAACTCGACAATATTTCCGCCAATGGTATTTAACCCATTTAAAAAGCGAATTGTAGTCACGTGATTTCCTCCAATGTCTCGTCAATATTTTTGAGAACATTAAATCGTACTCCGCGGATGTTTGAAAAGCAAATAAAGAATTTCATTTGAGCAATCATAGCGGGCAGGTATCGCTTGAAACAAATCGACCCCAGAGACGCGGTGCATCTCTGGGGTCGATCATGTCTGGCGCTATTTAAAACAATGCTTAGCTTCAATCATCTACGCGAATGATTGAGCTGCTTTACTTATTTGTCTTGATAATGGTTTCAGCTTGGCCTTGCAAGGTCTTTAATGCCTGTTCCGGCTTTTCGTGTTTCGTTAGCATGGCATCAACCGCGTTCAGAAGATCGTTACGATATTCCGAGAAGCCGATGAATGCCGTGGACTGGAAACCGAAGCCGAGGGAATCAACAGCAGCCTTGCTGGTTTCGTTTTCATTCAAATACTTCTTGAAGTCAGCTGATTGAACCGCGGACTTACGCAGCGGAACATAACCGGTCAACTGGGCCCACTTGGAAGTTTCCTTTTCAGATAGCAGGAACTTCATGAATGCCCAAGCACCTTTTTGCTGGTCGGTTGAAGCGGACTTGAAGAGGACGATGTCATTACCGGCGAGTTCGGTCGCTTTCTTGCCTTTGTAGCTTGGCAGCGGCATGGTGCCCCACTTGAAGTCTTTAGGTGCATTTTGCTTCATGTTCGTGATTCCGGCACTTGAACCCGCATAGAAGAGAGTTTTACCGGAAGTGAAGTTCTTGTCGCCGTAAATATCTTCACCTGCAGTTTTGGCTTCACCATTGTTGACCATGTCCATGATGAAGTTGGCGGCGGTGATGGTCTTCTTGCTGTCCAAGTTGGCTTTCAATGGCTTGGCGGAAATGAGCGGATTGCCGGCTTGACGGGCTAAACCTTCGAATTCCATATCGAAACTCTTGTCAAAACCAATCGCGGCAACGCCATCAGCCTTCAGCTTGTCGGCATCTTTCTTGATGTCTTCCCAACTCTTAGGCTTGTCGATGTTGTACTTCTTCATCAGTGCTTCATTATAGAAAAGGATTCGGGTTGATTTGGAGAAAGGTACACTGTAGTACTTGCCTTGATACTTCGAGCTTGACAGGAAGGCTGGATAAATATCCTTCAAGTCGCTGGCACTCATCTTGTTGTCACCCTTCAGCATGTACTGATCGAGTGGGGTGATAAAACCGTTTTTAACGTAATCAGGAACGGTCGTGTAAGTGGTCTGGGCAATGGTTGGCAGGTTGCGTGACTTGGCCGCAGCCATGATCTTTTGCTGCAGAGCCGTGTAGTTACCTTGCGCGGTTCCGACCACCTTGTATTGCTTTTGACTCTTGTTGAAATCGGTAATGATCTGGTTGATGGCTTTTTGGTAAGGACCGTTCATGCCATGCCAGAAGGTGATGGTGACACGTTTGCCTGAATCGCTCTTAGTCGTGGAACTGGATTTGCTGCTGTTGCTACCACACGCGGTCAAGACAGCAACCAGTGTGATCGTCAGCATTGCAAGTAAGACTCGTTTTACCCAATTTTGCTTTTTCATTTTGATAGATTATCCTTTCAATCCAGCTTTAGAAATCCCAGCAATAATGTACTTCTGCAAGAAGATATACAAAATGACCATTGGAATGATGACGAAAGTAGAAGCCGCCATCAAAAGTTGATATTGTGTGCCGGCATCGGTCGTGAAGGCCTGCAAGCCGACTGGCAGGGTCCGCATCTTATCGGAGTTGGTGACGATCAACGGCCACATGAAGGCGTTCCATGAACCGATGACTTGAAGGACGGTCACCGCCGTGATGGTGGACTTGCTCATCGGGACAAGCACCTGCCATAGATATTTCCAATCCGAGGCGCCATCGATTTTGGCAGCGTAATAAATCTGATCCGGTGTGGATTGGAATGTTTGACGCAACGTGAAAACTGTAAAGAAACTAGCCAACCATGGCAGAATCAACGCGCCGTAGTGGTCGATTTGCCCTAAGTGTGACAGGGTCACAAAGTTAGGAATGATCAGCATTTCCCCAGGAATCATCATCGTTCCCAAAAAGATGATGAACAAAATATTTTTGCCGTAAAACTTCAGCCGTGCGAAGGCGAATGCGGCAAGAATACTGGTGAAAAGCTGGCCGACCGTGGTGACGACTGTGACGATAATACTGTTAATAAAGTACTGACCAAACGGTGCTTCATTCCATGCCTTGACGTAATTGCCCCACTGGAGGGACTTGGGAATCCAGATCGGCGGTACCGCAATGGTTTCCGGTGCTGTTTTCAATGACGTCGAGATCATCCATAAGAAGGGGATCAGCATGGTGATGGCCCCTAAAATAACGATCAGATAAAGTAAAACCTTACTGAGCTTTTTAGCCATTTTTTGCTTCCCCCCTTAATAGTGAACGTGCTTGCGCGAATACCACAACTGCACGAGTGTCACGAGCAAGATGAGGAAGAAAAGCACAACGCCTGATGCCGCGGCGATCGGATACTTATACTCGGTGTAAAACTTCTGGTACAAGTAATACACAATCGTCAAATCGGCCTTACCCGGTCCCGGTGTTCCTTGGAACAAGGCAAAGATTTCATCGAAGACTTTAAAGCTACCGATAATCCCATTGACCGAAACCAGGAAGGTAATCGGCGAAAGCATCGGAATGGTGATGTTCCAGAATCGTTGACGAGCATTCGCACCGTCGATTTCCGCCGCTTCATAGTAGCCATGATCAATGTTGTTCAAGCCAACCAGGAAGAGAATGATGTTAAAACCAAGACTTTTCCAAATACTCATAATGATCAGCGCCAGCAAGGCATAGTGCGGGTCGGTCAGCCAGTTAATCGGATGAACACTAAACCAACTCAAGAAGTAATTGACCAGGCCGTAATTGCCATGAAACATCCAGTTCCAGACCATGGCAATGGCGACGGTACTGGTAACGAACGGCAAGAAGTAGACAGTTCGGAAAAAGCCGGAAATGATCTTGACCTGATTCAGCAGCAACGCAATGATCAGCGACAGAATGACCGTTATCGGCACCACGCCAACTACAAAGACCAAGGTATTGCGGACGGCAAGGTGAAAATCCGGATCATTCCAAAGATAGACGAAATTGTCGAATCCCCAGCCGCTGACCTTATCCGTGTAAAAGTCATACTTGGTGTAAAGGCTCATTAAAAAAGAATTGATGATCGGCCAGATGTTAAAGGTAATGGTAATGACGAGCATCGGCAGCAAATACAACGCTGCCTTGGCTGTCGATTTTAAGCTGGCTTTTTCATTTAGCATGACTTTCACCACCAAAAATCAAGGCGCCAGACTGATCAAAGAGAAAAAATCCTGATTTGGTGAGATAAAAATCCAACTCCGGTTGACTACCGGAAACACCGGCCATTTCGGTCGACAAGAGATGTTCACCGTTGTAAGTAATATTGGCGGTGGCTTCCCGGCCATATTTAGAACTTTGGGTAATCTTGCCATGGAGTTTGGCCAACACATTCTCACCGGCATCGTAAGGGATGAGTGCCTCACTGCGAATGCCGGCGGTTTCGGCCTGCTTCAAGATATCTTCCGGAACGGCTCCTGCAAGATCGGCAGCTAAGGCCTGTGCCGGAATGGTGTTAATGACAGGTTCGCCGATAAACTTAGCTACAAACAGGTTATTAGGCTGATCGTAGAGTGTCTGCGGTGAACTGAACTGCTGAATCGACCCATTGGCCAGAACCATGATATTGTCGGAAATATGCAAGGCTTCATCCTGGTCATGGGTGACGAAGATGGTCGTAACGCCGGTTTCGCGCTGAATTCGGCGAATCTCTTCCCGCATCTCGATTCGCAGCCGCGCATCAAGATTGGAGAGCGGTTCATCCAGCAACAATAGGCTTGGTGATTTGGCCAGCGCCCGCGCAATAGCGACACGCTGCTGTTGGCCGCCAGACAAGGCACCCGGTTTCTTGTCAAGCTGGTCTTCGACATGGACCAACTTGGCAAGATCCTTAGCTTTAGCGTGGCGCTCGGCCTTGCTGACTTTAGCCATTTTCAGCGGAAAGGCGATATTGTCTAACACTGACAAGTGCGGATACAGACTGTAGTTCTGAAATACCATGCCGACTTTACGGGCTAAGGCATCTTTTTTGGTCACATCGGTGTCACCAAAAAAGATTTGCCCAGCAGTAGGGGACAACAACCCTGAAATCAAATTCAACGTTGTGGTTTTACCGCCGCCGGAAGGACCCAGCAGGGAAACCAGCGTGCCGTCGGGAATGGTAAAATTCAGATCCTTCAGGGTATCTGTCTTGCCATCGTAGGACATCGTGACGTCCTTGAAAGTAACTTTCAACCCAGTACGCTCCTTCAAATAGTTTTCTGCTCCTCACCTCCGTTCGTCGGTCCCGCATGGTTTGCCAAACAGGGTCGCGCCAAAAAGAAAATTGGAACAAGATATTGCGTTGTAGCTATACCACTTGACTATATCTAGTAGGCAGCAAGCCAACACAACTCTTCACATATTTTAACCCAGAACGGCGGAAAATTGGACTTATTCGCTTAAAAACATTTGATTAATGATTCGGAAGCGGTAACACGCGAACGTTCGCTTTTTTTGCTATAATAAACAACATGAAAAAGGAGCGATTTTTGTGATCATACGTCCAAGTAAACCTGCGGATGCTGCTCAAGTAGCACCACTAATTGATATTGTTTTTACCGAAATGGAAATTCCACAACTGATGCGCGTGCCGAAGAAGACGCTTTATGCAGTATTGCAACAGGCATTTCTTCTGCCGACTTATCGCTACGGCTATCCCCAGATGCTCGTGGCCGATCAAAATGGCAAAATTGAAGGCATCGCAGTCGGATATCTGCACGAACAGGAGGCACACATTGATGACGCCTTGCAACCGTTATTGCCAAAGCTGGGCTTAACGCCACAATCCTCGCTGTTTACGGATACGGAAACTTACCCGGGAGAATGGTATCTGGACACGCTGGCAGTGGCGCCGAGCGCTCAGGGTCATGGTATTGGCACAAAATTGTTGCAAGCCGTTGATCCGGTTGCGCGCGCCCGCAAAGCGGATGTTGTCAGTTTGAATGTTGACCAGCAAAATCCGCGCGCCAAGAAACTATATGAACGCAATGGCTTTGTCAAAAAAGGTGAACTCATGATCGGCAGTCATCGTTATGATCATATGGTTCGGCCGGTGGGTGAGTAGCGGCTGAGATTTGCGGCAGAGACACAATGCACTAAACAAATAGACATCAGAGATGCGTTTCCTTCTCTGATGTCTATTTGTTTGAGGAGCTTTTTTAAACCC
Above is a window of Lacticaseibacillus casei DSM 20011 = JCM 1134 = ATCC 393 DNA encoding:
- a CDS encoding ABC transporter substrate-binding protein; amino-acid sequence: MKKQNWVKRVLLAMLTITLVAVLTACGSNSSKSSSTTKSDSGKRVTITFWHGMNGPYQKAINQIITDFNKSQKQYKVVGTAQGNYTALQQKIMAAAKSRNLPTIAQTTYTTVPDYVKNGFITPLDQYMLKGDNKMSASDLKDIYPAFLSSSKYQGKYYSVPFSKSTRILFYNEALMKKYNIDKPKSWEDIKKDADKLKADGVAAIGFDKSFDMEFEGLARQAGNPLISAKPLKANLDSKKTITAANFIMDMVNNGEAKTAGEDIYGDKNFTSGKTLFYAGSSAGITNMKQNAPKDFKWGTMPLPSYKGKKATELAGNDIVLFKSASTDQQKGAWAFMKFLLSEKETSKWAQLTGYVPLRKSAVQSADFKKYLNENETSKAAVDSLGFGFQSTAFIGFSEYRNDLLNAVDAMLTKHEKPEQALKTLQGQAETIIKTNK
- a CDS encoding carbohydrate ABC transporter permease: MAKKLSKVLLYLIVILGAITMLIPFLWMISTSLKTAPETIAVPPIWIPKSLQWGNYVKAWNEAPFGQYFINSIIVTVVTTVGQLFTSILAAFAFARLKFYGKNILFIIFLGTMMIPGEMLIIPNFVTLSHLGQIDHYGALILPWLASFFTVFTLRQTFQSTPDQIYYAAKIDGASDWKYLWQVLVPMSKSTITAVTVLQVIGSWNAFMWPLIVTNSDKMRTLPVGLQAFTTDAGTQYQLLMAASTFVIIPMVILYIFLQKYIIAGISKAGLKG
- a CDS encoding carbohydrate ABC transporter permease, translated to MLNEKASLKSTAKAALYLLPMLVITITFNIWPIINSFLMSLYTKYDFYTDKVSGWGFDNFVYLWNDPDFHLAVRNTLVFVVGVVPITVILSLIIALLLNQVKIISGFFRTVYFLPFVTSTVAIAMVWNWMFHGNYGLVNYFLSWFSVHPINWLTDPHYALLALIIMSIWKSLGFNIILFLVGLNNIDHGYYEAAEIDGANARQRFWNITIPMLSPITFLVSVNGIIGSFKVFDEIFALFQGTPGPGKADLTIVYYLYQKFYTEYKYPIAAASGVVLFFLILLVTLVQLWYSRKHVHY
- a CDS encoding ABC transporter ATP-binding protein — encoded protein: MKVTFKDVTMSYDGKTDTLKDLNFTIPDGTLVSLLGPSGGGKTTTLNLISGLLSPTAGQIFFGDTDVTKKDALARKVGMVFQNYSLYPHLSVLDNIAFPLKMAKVSKAERHAKAKDLAKLVHVEDQLDKKPGALSGGQQQRVAIARALAKSPSLLLLDEPLSNLDARLRIEMREEIRRIQRETGVTTIFVTHDQDEALHISDNIMVLANGSIQQFSSPQTLYDQPNNLFVAKFIGEPVINTIPAQALAADLAGAVPEDILKQAETAGIRSEALIPYDAGENVLAKLHGKITQSSKYGREATANITYNGEHLLSTEMAGVSGSQPELDFYLTKSGFFLFDQSGALIFGGESHAK
- a CDS encoding GNAT family N-acetyltransferase; this translates as MIIRPSKPADAAQVAPLIDIVFTEMEIPQLMRVPKKTLYAVLQQAFLLPTYRYGYPQMLVADQNGKIEGIAVGYLHEQEAHIDDALQPLLPKLGLTPQSSLFTDTETYPGEWYLDTLAVAPSAQGHGIGTKLLQAVDPVARARKADVVSLNVDQQNPRAKKLYERNGFVKKGELMIGSHRYDHMVRPVGE